The window GCAGCGCGGTGATCTCGGCGACCTTTTCCGGGGTAGCGGGCTCGGATTCGATCAGCGTTCCGTAGGGGTCGGCGCGTCAGAGCCGGTTCGTGCAACCTGGCCGGCAACGGCAGGGAATCGTCCGGTCGCCGATTGTGCGGTAGTCGTAGGTGAGCTCTTCGCCGCGTCGGATGCTGCGTCCGGCGCGGATCCAGATAGTCTTGTCCACGACCTGGAAGTAGCAGTTCGGCGTGCACGAGTGGTTGATGAAGCGGGCGACGTTGCCGCCGACGTTGGCGTCCCTGCTCCAGGCGCGGTTGACCCGGAAGACCCAGATGCACCCCTGACGCAGGTACTCCTCTTCCCGCTTGTCGAGCTTCCGGCCGTTGCGCACCAACTCGCCGTCGTAGTCGACGATGCGCGTGTTCTTGGTGATGGGTACGGAGGCGAAGACGCCCTTTCCGTGCAGCGCCGAACGGCGCTGTTCGATACGGGGCAAATCGGCGGGGGTTCGGCGGGCCACCGGACCGTGATTGTACCAGGCCGCCTCGCCCATGCGTCGCGTCCAGGCCCGCCACGCGACAGGTGTCGATCCCTCCGGGCTCTGCGCCGAGGAGCCGATCTCCCGAAACTTTTGCGGCCGTTCGGGGTCTGATACGCTTGGCAGTACGCCCAACCAACGGCTGTTCCCGGCCGTCTATATCCGGGACACCTTGGCGGTCTCGCTCGGCCGCCAGTTCGCGCCATGTTCAATCGGACGGTCCTCGTCACCGCCATCGCGCTCGTCACGACGGCCGCCGCGGCGCTCGTCGCGGTGCGCGTGTATGCGCGCGCGCCGGAGCCGAGGGGCGCCGCAGGACCGACGGGCTACACCGTCGTCCGCCAGGACTTCGTCCGCAGCCTCCGCCTCAACGGCACGGTCGAAGCGGTCGAATCGACCGCCATCCAGGCGCCCCGCCTCGCCGGGCAGAACAGCAACTCGCTCGTCGTCATGCGTCTCGTGCACAACGGCGAGACCGTCAAGCCGGGCGACATGCTCGTCGAGTTCGACCGCCAGGAACAGCTCCGGAACGCGCTCGACCGGCGCGCCGACCTGACCGATCTCGAACAGCAGATCAAGCGCCGCCAGGCCGACGAAGTCGCCGCGCGGGCCAGCGACGACAGCACGCTGAATCAGGCGCAGAGCGCGCTCGCGAAGTCGCGCCTCGAGCTCGTCAAGAACGACCTGCTCCCGAAGATCGAAGCCGAGAAGAACACGCTGGCGCAGGAGGAGGCGCAGGCGCAGCTCACACAGCTGCAGGACACCTACGCTCTCAAGCGCGCCGCCGCGGCCGCCGACATCAAGGTGCTCGAGATCCGCCGTGACCGCGCCCAGACCAACATGCGGCAGGCGGAAGAGAACGCCGCACGCATGCTGGTGGCTTCGCCGCTGCCGGGCGTGGCCGTGATCAAGACGACCTGGAAGAACGGCAACATGCTGGAATTCGCCGAGGGGGACGAAGTGCGATCGGGGCAGCCGGTCGTCGAAGTCGTCAACCCGGCGGTGATGCGGGTCCGCGCGCGCGTCAACCAGGCCGACATCAACGAGCTGAAGATCGGGCAGACGGTGCGCGTCGGCCTCGACGCCTACCCGGATCTCTCGTTCCCCGGGACGGTCACCCAGATCTCACCGATCGGCCAGCAGTCGTCGCTGTCGCCGCGGGTGCGCAACTTCGTGGTGCTGGTGCTGGTCAAGGGCGCGAGTCCGAGCCTGATGCCCGATCTGACGGCGTCGCTCGACGTCGAACTCGAGCGGACGCCGGCGGTGCTCGTCGTGCCGCGCGACGCGGTCGTGTCGGATGGCGAGCAGGCCTACGTGATGGTCCAGCGCGGCGGCCGGGTCGTTCGGCAGGATGTCGCGCTGGGCGCGATCAGTGCGTACCAGGTGGTCGTGACCGGCGGTCTGCAGGAAGGCGTCACTATCGCACGCAACGCGGCGGCCGCCGGAGACAAGGGCAGGTAGCCGATGCCGGTGCCCGTGTCGCTCCGCTCGAAACGGGTGCTCGTCGTCATCGTCCTGGTGATTGCCGCGCTCGGCGGCGCCGTGGTCGCGATGAACGCGTTCGATCGCGGCGTACCCAACGCGACGACCGTTGCCGTGACGCACGGCGAGTTCGTCGACTACATCCAGATCCGCGGCGAAATCAGGCCCGCGAAGTCGATGGTCCTCAACGCGCCGTTGCAGTCGGGCGGCGACCTGCAGATCACCAGGCTGGTCAAGAACGGCGCTGCCGTCAAAAAAGGCGACGTGCTCGTCGAGTTCGACGCCACCTCGCTCGAGCAGCGCCTCGCCGAGCGCCGGTCGGATCTCAAATCGGCAGCAGGGGAGATCGAGCAGCTGCAGGCGCAGCAGCGGATCAACGCGGAAGAGCGCACGACACAGCTCCTCAAGGCGCAGTACGACGTCGATCGGGCGAAACTCGATCTCGGCAAGCGCGA of the Vicinamibacterales bacterium genome contains:
- a CDS encoding HlyD family efflux transporter periplasmic adaptor subunit, whose amino-acid sequence is MFNRTVLVTAIALVTTAAAALVAVRVYARAPEPRGAAGPTGYTVVRQDFVRSLRLNGTVEAVESTAIQAPRLAGQNSNSLVVMRLVHNGETVKPGDMLVEFDRQEQLRNALDRRADLTDLEQQIKRRQADEVAARASDDSTLNQAQSALAKSRLELVKNDLLPKIEAEKNTLAQEEAQAQLTQLQDTYALKRAAAAADIKVLEIRRDRAQTNMRQAEENAARMLVASPLPGVAVIKTTWKNGNMLEFAEGDEVRSGQPVVEVVNPAVMRVRARVNQADINELKIGQTVRVGLDAYPDLSFPGTVTQISPIGQQSSLSPRVRNFVVLVLVKGASPSLMPDLTASLDVELERTPAVLVVPRDAVVSDGEQAYVMVQRGGRVVRQDVALGAISAYQVVVTGGLQEGVTIARNAAAAGDKGR
- a CDS encoding SET domain-containing protein-lysine N-methyltransferase produces the protein MARRTPADLPRIEQRRSALHGKGVFASVPITKNTRIVDYDGELVRNGRKLDKREEEYLRQGCIWVFRVNRAWSRDANVGGNVARFINHSCTPNCYFQVVDKTIWIRAGRSIRRGEELTYDYRTIGDRTIPCRCRPGCTNRL